DNA from Sulfolobus islandicus Y.N.15.51:
TGGTTTACTGCTAAGCCCATTCCAAGAACTGCCGTTAGCGTAGTCTTACCTACACCGCCCTTGAAGTTATGTATAGCTATAACTTTACCGTTCATTTCACCACCCCGAATTCCTCCTTTGGGTAAAGCCTCATGTTTCCTTTAACGAACTTGTAGAAGAGTTCCTCCAGCTGTTGTCTGTTTAAATGAGAAGATAGTAGGGGTTCTGCTACATTATGCCAGTTTATTGATAGGTTTTTGAAGGCTATCTGGAAGTTCCTCCAAACTTCTACCATGGTAAGAATGGCCTCTTCATCCAGTTTCTTCTCTTCATAGAGTTGTTTAATTTCTGGGCAATTGGATAACATCTCCTCCTTTAGTTTGGCTACAGTCTGTAACCATTTTTCATGGTTTATTCTGGTTATCTCTTCTGCAGGCGAGTGAACTTCAGTATTAAACTGGGGAGTTAACTGTTGTTTAGCCTCTTCCTCCTTCTGAGCCCATTCCTCTACGAAAGAATACTCATCACTTTCAGCCTCCTCTCCCTCATCAGTTTCGACTTCCTCTCCTTCGTCTTCTTTCTCTTCTTTTACCTTGGATTTCTTCTTAGACCTTTGCAGTTTCTCTTCGGTCTTCAGCTTATTAATTGCTTGAGAAACTGCCATCCTATGGTTTACTATCTCCTCAAGTAGATCCTTCCTCTCATCCAAAATTATCTTTCTTCCATCGGTAAGTAATGTATTTCTTTCGTAAGGAGGTAACTTAGCTACAGCTTCTAGTAAGCCCATTTCTTGTAGTTTAGTATAGATACTGTAGGCAGGATAGATTCCCAGTTTTCCTTTTAGTATATAATCGGTTAGCCATGGTGCATTTTC
Protein-coding regions in this window:
- a CDS encoding ParB N-terminal domain-containing protein, which gives rise to MSKLKEYKEISIEEIKEVDEFRTFIPENNMYDKIKEDIAKNGIKVPLIVNQNYELINGYTRLKIAKELGIKKVPVAVYETTDRADEYDLLVSTNLTQRQLSKAQALALIEKAVEEKTKILKKNQNSENNPKETKVERVPVQLSESQNKKIQSLTDLRNAVKEELKKYNVKVDDRALDYYIRIKENAPWLTDYILKGKLGIYPAYSIYTKLQEMGLLEAVAKLPPYERNTLLTDGRKIILDERKDLLEEIVNHRMAVSQAINKLKTEEKLQRSKKKSKVKEEKEDEGEEVETDEGEEAESDEYSFVEEWAQKEEEAKQQLTPQFNTEVHSPAEEITRINHEKWLQTVAKLKEEMLSNCPEIKQLYEEKKLDEEAILTMVEVWRNFQIAFKNLSINWHNVAEPLLSSHLNRQQLEELFYKFVKGNMRLYPKEEFGVVK